CCTGCCGATTGCTATGACTCTTCCTAGCCGTAGCCGATGAACGTGGCATGGACAAGGGAGCCTAACACCCAGGTCCGAGTCAGCTTGGCAGATGGTAGCCAAGGACTTGGACCAGGCGGGGAGTAGAGACGAGACAGTATCAGATACACGGGTaaagaaggggaggagagagagggaggggaggCGACGCAGGAAGTGTGCAGGAAAAGGAATGACGGGAGGGGTCTAAAAGCGGTAGAAGAGGAATGGTTGCGgtaagaaaggaaaggaaagggaaagaaaaaagagaagttgGGATTgaatatggagaagagagggtAAGAAGGCGTGGCGGGGgagtaaaaagagaaggaaaaatgaATGAGGTTTGGTAGACTTTTGGGTCTGGATAGACGAGGCGGGAAAAAGACGAAACGAAAGGTTGGAACTGATCGTCAGGAAAGAGAATAAGGCAGTAAGGCGACCATAACACCTGTCGCTGCCTCAGGAATCTTCCTTCCCGTCTTCAAAACACACCTAATAGCCCCAGTATGTAAGGTATGTATCCACTACTTGTATGTATCGAAATCCGAGAGGGTCTTACTGTACAATACAGCGCCAACTATCGAATCTGGTTGGTTGCCTTGGTTTATTTTTGGTCTACCCTATATTTCAGATGTTTATGGAACCTCTTAACCAACCATGGAAATCAAACAGCCATGCGGATATCTTTTATTGATTGCTGTTCATGTACCTATCTATAAAGGAAGCAACGTTCGCGAGGAACGTGGTATCGTCGTCGCCTATGCAGTAATCCCTGTTGGACAGCTGTATTTCTAAATTGAATAAGAAGTACTATCTCCATCATCGGTCTCTAGAAATCCTGGTAATAATACCCATGTgggcttcttttttttttttttttttgtcagTGAACGCTCGCTTCATATCCTGTGCATACAGTGATGTGACTAGAATACATACACGGGACAGGATACTGCAACTGCCAGCGGCCATGAAGATCAACCCCGGTCTGCTGCATCAACTTAGGCTGATTCATAGCAACAAAGCTCGGTCCGCAAGTTAACTCAAAGCCGTGGATGAAAACTTTCTAAATCACCACATTGATTTCTCTCATCCAAGCACCGAACCGCATCCGAGGTTCCCAGGCTCCGATGGCACGACGCTCGATTGCTAAGAAGTACCTATTCTTCAATAACAATGGGAACGATCCGAGGGACTTCCTGATCTCAAAACTCATTCTAAACTGTAATTGTGGGTGGCCTCGTAAGCCGGATGCTACGTGTACAGGCTACGGTCATATTGACGCCAATGATATAGCTCGAAAGAGCCCCTTGATCCTTCTGATTGCTTTGTTTAACCCCTCATCTCTCGTACATATTCATAATTCATCACATCTTTATCCACCCAGACTAGGGTGAGGGCATAATTAGCTAGGATAATCTGACGATCTCCTCTTTAATGTGCGGCCTCCTGCGGGGTTGAATATCGTATCATCTGTTGATGGCGGTGGACAGCCTAACGCTAGATAATAAAAGCCTCCAACGGCGTCAGGAAATCACACTTGCGGCTTTGCCGATCAACCAGCCGTCAAGATCTTCAAATACCTAATAgctatcttttcttttctttttctttttcttttttttttttttttttccttccagcGCTCTACGGTAGTGATTTTTTTGTGGGTAGCAATAGCAGTGTACTTCACATGCGGAATGCTCGGCTAACTTACGGTCTCGGTAGGCAAGACGGATGGATCACTCTTGGCCGATGGTATGTGCTAGGGTTGAATCCTAGGGTATAAAGACATACTCGAAGTAATAATAGGAGATATAAAGTACTCTTGGGTATCTTTCGATCTACCCAAACACATTCCCAAATATGCTGTTTCGCAGATATGCAGTAATCTGAACAAAAACGGGAATTCGACATGTGTGATCCTGTGTCACAAGGTTTTGAACATAGTTCCCCAGGTCAAGTACAGAATAAACTTTATTGAATGGCTAGTCGATCATTCCTGATATCTCCATTGGTATTTAACGGCTCTCTCATTCAGTACCACATCTCATCAGGCCAAGAGAGGCTCCCGTCATCGGAGTGAACACAGCGGGGATGGCTGGTGAGATCGTCATCCAGTATACTTAAATCTCTCGAACAATGCCAGTCAATCTCGTTTTGGGTTGCAGAATACTTCATGCCCTAATTGAATACCTATGCTTCCGGTTCTAGCCTAAAAGGTAAAGTAGGATCCTTCGGTAACATCATACACCACCATACAATCGATACCATCGGCAACCCGTTCGGATTTGGCAAAGCTCCACCATCTATAGCGTCATAGCTCTTGGGGACTCCTGTAAGGGTGATCAAGTCTTAAGGATATGATAATGCGCTGTTCATGTCGCAATTTTCCCCCCCGAGTCGTGTGTGGCCTTTCCccaattttttttcctttgcctcGTAGGGAGAGTCATGCATGCAGTATGTCAGGTGAAGCATCTTAGGGCAGTCTTGGTATCTATATTATTCGTTGGATTAGGGTGGAATTTTGAGGATGATCGACGTTCTATACCGGAAGGGGATGCTCGTTCTCGTTTCCACCAATAGTCGGTGCGATGGGGCAATCACGCCCCGCAAAGACTAGTACGACCGTCAGATGATACTTACTCATACCGCTCTGATTTTTACAGTACTCATTGACCCGCATTTTGTTGTGTTATTGCGGTGTTGGATATctggaaatgaagagatGTGATATCTTCCTAGGGAGTCATCTAGTTGAGTTCCTCTTGACAGGTAAATCTACCATCAGCCCAAGGTTAAGTATTTAGACTTGCCGCTCGAGAAAGCATCGGCAAAGACAAGCTACATACCAGGGCTACGTAGGTTCAGCGACTATTTCTGCAACCTCAGGAATACACCCTAGCCCCAGCATTCTTTACGCCCTTATCCGTTGGATTTCATCTCTCTATCATCCACTATTGTATACAGTCATGCAGTCATCCTCCATTCGGGACGCAACCCATAGTATCATGTCCACAACCACTAGTATCTGACAGTCTGTAAAGAGGGTAGTCTCTAACATACAAAAGGGAGCACCTTAGCTACTATCTATTTGATATCTTCGCATTAGCGAAGCAACATGCTTATTGTTAGGCTTATAGGGGCCAGTTTTCCATTTCTGGCCCCAAGCAAACACAAGTATCTGACTAAACGGTCTGTCTTACGGGCTGCAAGTAGATTTATTTGTAGGGGTAATATTAAGCGTCCATGTTTTAGTGGTTTACTTATAATCAAGGAGGAACCTGGGTAGTGACGACATGACGTGAGAAAGAATGACCTGCAAGACGAGGGATATGCTAAATATCACCGATCGTGGGGTTTGTAACAACCCCATATCCTTACTGGAGGGAGGTATACGCATCCTGCCTAGTTGACTATGTATTGCTCAAGTTGTGGAATTTATGCATCAAGCAATAGACTAAGCAATCAATATGAAAGCAATTTAGCAACGTAGCAATGGGGGCCATTGTGGCTACcacacacatatatataaaccgTAGTGTAAGCTGAGTACCCCAAACTAGTCTCTGACAGCATGATTAGCAAGATAGAGGCACACGTAATACAATGTAAAAGGATAATTCCAAgacatacggagtaataaAATGAAACTGCCACCAGCCACATCAATACAATAATCCAGAGCACCAGAAAACACTACCGCATTCCATACTCGTTTAGAAAACGCCAAGGCCGACAATTGTTTTGACCGGCGGCAGAACTTAttgttttgtcttttcatCTAGCAACTAGCTTTAGGCCGTCGATCATTTCACAATTTGAGGACCAGGGAACCCTGGCTCAGAATCACGTTTCCAGCATGCACCCCTCTCCAACGCATCCACACTGCAAAAAGTTTGACCCATTGTTCCCAATCGAGTACCACTAATATCATACGATACCAAAATTTGCTTTCAGGCATCATAGCCGGCAATTGACACATGTGTTTCTATATGCTATTAGATAAAATTTCTTCCAATGGGGCCAATCAATGGGCGTCCCTGGGAGGAAAAGGGTCTTTACTCGGCTTGGGCCCGAGCCAAGGGCCGGGGCTGGGCCGAACGCTAGTATTCTAGTATTTTCGATGTTAGAGTTGGGAGCACGTAAAGGGGACTACTAAGTGCATGGTAGATGATTTTGGGGGTGCTGTTTGTACAGAAAAATTTTTTTCCCAGTTCTACGCTAGATTGgtcatactccgtataggGAGGCTACAGGAGCCCTGAGGTAGAATACCGAGGCCTACTGACTGGGCTACTTGGTGAGCAAGCTTTTTCTTGGCTCGGAAAGAACACCGCCACCTGAAGAAGATAGATTACGGATCTTGTATCGTGGTAATCGTTTCCGATGGATACATGTGGCCTCTCTGTACGTACCATACAATACATAGTGACAATACCTAACATACGCAGGGTCCATGTGTTGCGTACATATATCCTGCTGAAGCATACGCAAGGTACTGTATGGACGCTCAATTAAACATGTGTCCATCTCCACATCAAATCAGGGAGAAATTCATTTCTTCGCGGACCCTGTATCTTCGACGGCGTCCTCGCGATCCCAACTCTCCATTTCCAACGTTCGCACCCTTGCTTCAATATCGAGGATCCGCTGCTGCCAGAatgtctttgctttctcttgAAGCTCCCAGGTGGATTTGAATTGATCCAGCATGAATGGTGGcatctcggccttcttcccTCGCTTATAATCGTATATTACCAGGTCTTCGTGGACGCGGGCAGCTGGCCGTTGCTTTGCTTCTGATATAATTACGGCCTGCAGATGAAATGCGTCTTTGTGTgaatgtgaagaagatgggTCATGTGCTACTTTATGGTAGACAGTGACCTCGTCGGGGTATTTCATGGGCTACAGGGGAGACCCCATCTGTTAGCAAACATGATGTCGTACttggggttgaggagggtCGCACGAATTTGTAATCGATCTTGATGCTCCTCAAAATGATTCCAATTCCGGTATTTCCGACAATATtcatccattctttcttATGAGCCGGATCTATATGCGTGGCAAAGTTGCGAGTCATGTATACCCGTCCAGTTTCGGCGTATCGGACGTAAGTGACATTATTAACATGGCCTATGCAGAATAATTAGACCTAGGAACTGCGACAAAGACGACATTATCGAGGTTCAGCGAGTAGAGCACTTATACATACCCTTGATGAGCAGTCAGCTAAATGTGCCGAATGGGCATAGTTTCGGATATGGGCTCTATCAACTTACCATGGTATCCTGTGGTCCATGCAAAAGTCTTGCATTAGTACCAGTACATTATGCCGAATATAAGGTATATTCGCCCTACCATCTCTCCCCAAGCAACGCTCTGCCGGAACAGGCCCCTCCTTGTCGCATCTGTTAAGTAACCTTCGCTTCCAGCGATCAACTCACGCCAATCTCTCGCAATTTGTTGGAGTACCTCTCCGGCTTCTTGGACTTGTGCCGGCTTCAGGCCAAACATCATGCATCTGCCCAATCTCCTCTTTGTCATGGTAAGCCATCGGGGATCGATCCTGTGGGGTTGGGGCGCGGTGGTTTTTGATGAATCGGCATTTCGTGCTGCGGGGCCTGATGTCGATAGGGCGCGAGTAGAAAGGAACGAGTATTCTGAAGTAAGTGCAGTAAAACACTGCCTCCTGAATGCGTAAATTGGGGTCATTATGGAACAATTGAGCATCGATATGTAGTGGTTGGAGATGCTTTGAGATGCTCCGGCTGTAACTCCGGCTATAGGAGGAGTGGAGTAAGGCTGGGTGGGTCCTCGGCCCCAATAGTATAAGGCAGTGCGGAAGGTATCTCTTGGTTCACGTTTTCGTTTCTCCAACGCCAAATCTAAATTCATGTTGACctttgtacggagtatattgcATTGATTTTACATGATAAAACTACGTCACTTCTCAGCTTTGTATTGACACAACCCAATCTGATGCGAAATATATGCTAAATTACTCAGATGGAGCGATGGCCAGACTCTCACCGTCCTCAGAGGAATAAGTagaccaaaagaaaagtagtGTGGAAATTCCTGGATTTACTGTTATTATTTTCGTTACTTTATCTTGATCTTCATTCATCAAAGCGAGCGACAATAGTTGGAGATGTTTGCAAGACAGTAAAGCAGGACGTCGACCAGCGACCTCCATTCGAAGATGTGATGGGTAGCTGCTCTGGTTTGAACGTGGGCGAACCTCTCAGGCTTAGACCTGGTTTAAAAATGACGACGACGAGACAAACTCCTCCTCACTACGGTCGAGTTCTTGCTCATACCCATCATCACACTCTCCCAGTAGTCGCTGGTACCGTGGGTAGGGTCACTATCCTGAGCATCCTCCGCATCGCACAAGGAACCTTCGTCACCCGCTCCATTGGGACCCGAGACCTGGAAATACTCGCGGTCATTGGAGGAGGCGTCCTTCACCATGTTATCCGCAGCCTCTGGAAGCCATCCGTTGATGAAGTCTCCGTGGCTGCAGTATGAGGAGCCGCAGGCGAGTTCCAAGGGAGGGCTACCGGACCAGCCGTCTGGCAGGATATTCCGCAAGTCGTAGCGGATAGAGAACCGGAGACGAGGGATACGCTTCATACCAATTGGGCAACGATTCTTGCCGTAGCCATCCACCCAATCTGGGTTGGCCGAGTAGGCATACTCTAGAGTGTCTGGGTTGGCACAGTcggggaagaggagaagagtcTGCAGATGGTACTTGCACGTCTCCGTTGGGAAGGCTGCGtcgtccttctcctctcctgccTGGCTGTCACAGAACCATTGAATGCCAGCGTTGCCATCCACGCCGTCCTGGGACGTAGCAGTGGCATTGCCCGCCAGAAGTTTCATGTTTTGGGGGATTGCAATCTCGGCACTGTTGACGTCGACATAGTACGCGCTGAATCTGAAGATAGGTACTGCGGTATAATTTGAACCATCGACATGATAGAGGGTTGGAACCCCTATTGCATTCATAAGCTCCAGCATTCACATGCGATACCGAATATACTTACAGTATGTCGAATAATCGTTGGGGTTCTTGGCCGTGGAGCAGCCCTTCTGCAACTCCTCAGATGTTTTAGTGTTCGCAGTGATAGCATCGGAGCCAAAGAAACTATGCATATGGCTGGTGTATTTTCCCGGGACCACCAGGGGATCGATGTTTTTGAACATGAACAACCCAACGTTCGTCACCGTGTAAGCTTGTGCAAATCCCGCCGCCAGGGCAGACAGAACGATAGAGCGCATATTGAAAGAGCGAcaagatgaaaagaaagactgGATGttaaagaaagaatgaatgatGGCGGTTGCACATCATTCCACACTGGTAGACTTCGGGATATTCCATTTTTATAGTATGCAACCTACTTCCCCGTTGCCCAATCGGGTAACTCCTCTTGGAGCTGTTGGGGTCATCATGGGCTGTTGATGGATAACGATTAGGATGGCGCTGCAATTGTCCCCAGTGATAGTCAGGATCCAGCGATATCATGAGGGACA
This Aspergillus flavus chromosome 1, complete sequence DNA region includes the following protein-coding sequences:
- a CDS encoding thioesterase-like superfamily-domain-containing protein; its protein translation is MTKRRLGRCMMFGLKPAQVQEAGEVLQQIARDWRELIAGSEGYLTDATRRGLFRQSVAWGEMDTIGHVNNVTYVRYAETGRVYMTRNFATHIDPAHKKEWMNIVGNTGIGIILRSIKIDYKFPMKYPDEVTVYHKVAHDPSSSHSHKDAFHLQAVIISEAKQRPAARVHEDLVIYDYKRGKKAEMPPFMLDQFKSTWELQEKAKTFWQQRILDIEARVRTLEMESWDREDAVEDTGSAKK
- a CDS encoding uncharacterized protein (domain of unknown function-domain containing protein), with the protein product MRSIVLSALAAGFAQAYTVTNVGLFMFKNIDPLVVPGKYTSHMHSFFGSDAITANTKTSEELQKGCSTAKNPNDYSTYWVPTLYHVDGSNYTAVPIFRFSAYYVDVNSAEIAIPQNMKLLAGNATATSQDGVDGNAGIQWFCDSQAGEEKDDAAFPTETCKYHLQTLLLFPDCANPDTLEYAYSANPDWVDGYGKNRCPIGMKRIPRLRFSIRYDLRNILPDGWSGSPPLELACGSSYCSHGDFINGWLPEAADNMVKDASSNDREYFQVSGPNGAGDEGSLCDAEDAQDSDPTHGTSDYWESVMMVNPGISTLLFFWSTYSSEDGESLAIAPSE